In the Manis javanica isolate MJ-LG chromosome 14, MJ_LKY, whole genome shotgun sequence genome, one interval contains:
- the LOC108384887 gene encoding olfactory receptor 2L8-like, translated as MENYNHTSTDFILLGLFPQSPAGLFFFILSVLIFLMALLGNLAIVLLTLLDTHLHTPMCFLLSQLSFIDLSYISTIVPKMASTFLSGNKSISSIGCGVQSFFFLTLVVAEALLLTSMAYDRYVAICFPLHYAIRMSKRVCVLMITGSWIMGSINACVHTIYVLHIPYCQSRAINHFFCDIPAMLTLACMDTWVYEYTVFLSTTLWIVFPFIGIACSYGRVLLAVHRMHSSEGRRKAYSTCSTHLTVVTFYYAPFAYTYLRPRSLRTPTEDKVLAVFYTILTPTLNPIIYSLRNKEVMGAWRRVTQRICSVKS; from the coding sequence ATGGAAAATTATAACCACACATCAACTGATTTCATCTTATTGGGGTTGTTCCCACAGTCTCCAGCTGGCTTGTTCTTCTTCattctcagtgtcctcattttcCTAATGGCACTGTTGGGCAACCTGGCCATAGTCCTCCTGACCCTCCTGGACACCCATCTCCACACACCCATGTGCTTCCTGCTTAGCCAGCTCTCCTTCATTGACCTGAGCTACATCTCCACCATTGTCCCCAAAATGGCTTCCACTTTTCTCTCTGGAAACAAGTCTATCTCTTCAATAGGGTGTGGGGTTCAGAGCTTCTTCTTTTTGACTTTAGTAGTTGCAGAAGCATTACTATTGACATCTATGGCCTATGATCGTTATGTAGCCATTTGCTTTCCTCTCCACTATGCCATTCGTATGAGCAAAAGAGTGTGTGTGCTGATGATAACAGGATCTTGGATAATGGGCTCCATCAATGCCTGCGTCCACACCATATATGTCCTCCATATCCCTTATTGTCAATCCAGGGCCATCaaccatttcttctgtgatatcccagCCATGCTGACTCTGGCCTGCATGGACACCTGGGTCTATGAGTACACAGTGTTTCTGAGCACCACTCTCTGGATTGTGTTCCCTTTCATTGGCATTGCGTGCTCCTATGGCCGTGTTCTCCTGGCTGTCCACCGCATGCACTCATctgaagggaggaggaaggcctATTCCACCTGCAGCACCCACCTCACTGTGGTGACTTTCTACTATGCACCCTTTGCTTACACTTATTTACGCCCAAGATCCCTCCGAACTCCAACAGAGGACAAGGTTCTGGCTGTGTTTTACACCATCCTGACCCCAACGCTcaaccccatcatatacagcctgagaaaCAAGGAGGTGATGGGGGCCTGGAGGAGAGTGACTCAGAGAATCTGCTCTGTGAAAAGTTAG